One window of the Montipora foliosa isolate CH-2021 chromosome 4, ASM3666993v2, whole genome shotgun sequence genome contains the following:
- the LOC138000814 gene encoding piggyBac transposable element-derived protein 4-like — protein sequence MAEPEPIGLDEFRAIFGIDADNVDNSDGSDIDFEGFSIQNSDEEVSDSELESNGDHEMESDPESESEDDVWSEQLEDFVVEGFSGTQQITVNIPEDAQASFFFGLLFTDELIDRIVNETNKYARAKLVNKPEALAKWKDTNRVEMKAFFGLTLMMGINNLPQLALYWSNDPFIGNTGIKSVMTKNRFEELAQYLHFNDSSAEPKRGDANYDRLYKVRPVLNSVLEKAKSIYEPSKCLSVDEGMIAFKGRLAFRQYLPAKPTKYGIKVWMAADASNGYVVNFDVYLGSEDGKQRIHGLGYDMVMKMAEPFLNKNRHVFCDNFFTSTRLFEHLHDQNTYACGTVRPNRKDLPPCSKNKLKQGEVEQAQKGTLVYTKWHDKKDVSFLSTNVSPMEAGRQVERTMRGQRTHITKPKVADVYTANMGGVDRADQLRSFYASGWQSCKWYKYLFWLAFNLSVSNAFVRSSQGKTKRALLPFKRQLAGQLINGFSQRKRAARGPIPTGPSRAVSPADHVSVRVEGRKRTCMQCSKMKRKTPKGHRVETSYECKICKVALCRSSCHNEFHSD from the coding sequence ATGGCGGAACCTGAACCTATAGGTCTCGATGAGTTTAGGGCGATTTTTGGTATTGATGCAGACAATGTTGACAATTCAGATGGTTCAGATATTGATTTTGAAGGGTTTTCAATCCAAAATAGTGATGAAGAAGTTTCTGATAGTGAGTTAGAGAGCAATGGAGATCATGAAATGGAAAGCGACCCGGAAAGCGAGAGCGAAGATGATGTGTGGTCTGAGCAACTTGAAGATTTTGTTGTCGAGGGTTTCAGTGGAACTCAACAGATAACAGTAAATATTCCAGAAGATGCACAAGCAAGTTTTTTCTTTGGTCTACTGTTTACTGATGAGCTGATCGATCGGATAGTGAATGAAACCAACAAATATGCACGTGCAAAACTTGTCAACAAACCCGAAGCGCTCGCGAAGTGGAAAGACACTAACAGAGTTGAAATGAAAGCGTTCTTCGGTTTAACACTCATGATGGGAATTAACAACCTACCCCAGCTTGCCCTCTACTGGTCCAACGATCCATTTATTGGAAATACTGGTATAAAGTCGGTCATGACAAAAAATCGTTTCGAAGAACTAGCACAGTATCTTCATTTCAACGATTCATCTGCCGAACCGAAGAGGGGAGACGCCAACTATGACCGGCTTTACAAAGTGCGGCCGGTTCTAAACAGCGTTCTTGAAAAGGCGAAAAGTATCTACGAACCTTCAAAATGTTTATCTGTGGATGAAGGAATGATAGCTTTTAAAGGTCGCCTTGCTTTCCGACAATATTTACCGGCAAAACCAACCAAGTATGGTATCAAAGTTTGGATGGCTGCCGATGCGAGCAACGGTTACGTTGTGAACTTTGATGTTTACCTTGGTTCCGAGGATGGAAAGCAGAGAATTCATGGTCTGGGATACGATATGGTAATGAAAATGGCTGAACCGTTTCTGAACAAAAATAGACATGTAttttgtgacaatttttttacctcAACTCGTCTGTTTGAGCACTTGCACGACCAAAACACTTACGCGTGTGGGACTGTTCGACCAAACCGCAAAGACTTGCCTCCATGTtccaaaaacaaattgaaacaaGGAGAAGTTGAGCAGGCACAAAAGGGCACTCTTGTGTACACAAAATGGCACGACAAGAAagatgtttcttttctttcaactaATGTTTCACCTATGGAAGCAGGTAGACAAGTTGAAAGAACTATGCGTGGTCAACGCACACACATTACAAAACCGAAGGTGGCTGATGTTTACACCGCCAACATGGGAGGTGTTGATCGTGCCGATCAACTTCGTTCATTTTACGCTTCTGGCTGGCAATCGTGCAAGTGGTACAAATATTTATTCTGGCTTGCTTTTAATTTGTCTGTGAGCAATGCCTTTGTCCGTTCGTCACAAGGAAAGACAAAAAGAGCATTACTTCCATTCAAACGCCAACTTGCAGGACAACTTATCAATGGTTTCAGTCAAAGAAAACGCGCCGCAAGAGGGCCAATTCCAACTGGTCCAAGCCGTGCTGTTAGTCCAGCCGACCATGTCTCCGTTCGTGTAGAAGGAAGAAAGCGAACATGTATGCAGTGCAGTAAAATGAAACGCAAAACGCCGAAAGGTCACAGGGTCGAAACTAGCTACGAGTGCAAGATTTGCAAAGTTGCTCTTTGCCGCTCATCATGCCACAATGAATTTCATAGTGATTGA